The nucleotide sequence AACCGTCAGCAATTCCCGCAAGGACATTTATGGCCTCATTTAGATATTTTTTGGCATAATACCCAAATTCAATCAAAGAGGAAAGATGGCATAGTCCAGCCCGGATTCAACATTTCCGGACCGACAGTTTAAATTCAATATTGAGGTTGCCATGAATTCCAGAAAGTCGCCCAGGGCAAAAAAACAAATCATGCTTGCCGTGGGCATTTTATGCATCGCCACGTGCTTGCGGGCTCCTTTTACGAGTATCGGCCCGCTGTTGGAAATAGTGCGGGAATCTCTTCACCTCAGCACAGCGGCGGCGGGCCTTGTCAATGCCCTGCCGCTGCTGGCCTTCGCGGCAATATCCCCGGCCGCGCCGTCCGTAAGCAGGAGGCTTGGGCTGGAACCGGCATTGGGCATGGCGCTCGTGCTGGTAGGCGGCGGAGTCCTTCTGCGATCTTTGGGCCACATCTGGAGCTTGTATCTAGGTGTAATGTTCCAATAGGTTGTTCACCCTGCCTCAAGCCGGTAAAGCTGGAGTTGACAGACAACAGTAAACCGAGCCGAGGACAGGGTGAACAGCCATAAGAATGCCAAATTGACTGCACGCGGTCGA is from Desulfovibrio porci and encodes:
- a CDS encoding MFS transporter, whose amino-acid sequence is MNSRKSPRAKKQIMLAVGILCIATCLRAPFTSIGPLLEIVRESLHLSTAAAGLVNALPLLAFAAISPAAPSVSRRLGLEPALGMALVLVGGGVLLRSLGHIWSLYLGVMFQ